A single window of Aquarana catesbeiana isolate 2022-GZ linkage group LG10, ASM4218655v1, whole genome shotgun sequence DNA harbors:
- the LOC141110487 gene encoding neural cell adhesion molecule 1-like isoform X2, producing the protein MKLKRSSYHLRYFHILIYVISHLWSELTIKPEISSIKSWIDGEEVTLSCTSPGTCLWRTPKITWRGNIQNTIVENQVKTHKNVTKTHFSTITFTARKEQNNSTLLCIVQLKRGLTVAQQITMRVKSKHKNISEVKSYCTITGNHIECTCIVQSFPEASIRWKIDDQFYYSSKENIHISTSRSALVINSTLSLQLSQKDIPYIKCISSNNYGELVLDLLYKKSSMDYKVIVGMVTGNLIILLLIALGIFWYLKRHMKKDLGNNDMHELSNTRGAESVYQDLQRPTNSIYNTITK; encoded by the exons ATGAAATTAAAAAGAAGTAGTTATCACCTGAGATATTTCCACATCCTCATTTATGTCATATCCCATTTGTGGAGTG AACTAACAATTAAACCTGAGATCTCATCCATAAAGAGTTGGATTGATGGAGAGGAGGTGACACTGAGCTGCACATCTCCTGGAACATGTTTGTGGAGAACCCCCAAAATCACTTGGAGAGGAAATATCCAGAATACAATAGTGGAAAATCAGgttaaaacacataaaaatgttACAAAGACCCACTTCTCTACAATTACCTTCACCGCGAGGAAGGAACAGAACAACTCTACATTGTTATGCATAGTACAGCTGAAAAGGGGATTGACCGTTGCACAACAAATTACTATGAGAGTCAAAT CCAAACACAAAAATATTTCAGAGGTAAAATCTTATTGCACGATAACAGGAAATCATATAGAATGTACTTGCATAGTCCAATCATTTCCAGAAGCAAGTATCCGGTGGAAGATCGATGACCAATTCTATTACAGTTCTAAAGAAAACATTCATATTTCTACCTCCAGATCAGCTTTGGTGATCAACAGCACATTGAGCCTTCAGTTGTCACAGAAAGATATtccatatataaaatgtataagttCTAACAACTACGGGGAATTAGTTCTAGATCTTCTCTATAAGAAGT catCAATGGACTATAAAGTCATTGTTGGGATGGTCACTGGTAACCTTATAATTCTGCTCCTGATTGCGCTCGGAATCTTCTGGTATCTGAAGAGACATATGAAGAAAGACCTAG GAAACAATGACATGCATGAACTCAGTAATACAAGAGGAGCAGAATCGGTATACCAG GATCTGCAAAGACCGACAAACTCCATCTATAACACCATCACAAAATAA
- the LOC141110487 gene encoding sialic acid-binding Ig-like lectin 12 isoform X1, with protein MKLKRSSYHLRYFHILIYVISHLWSVTDSESQPGYSINVPHHSTVQRGLCVFIPCNFTVPKTLSINALGIWYNKSRTIVTSKSNTRHENNGRFFLVGDVWRGDCSLYIEEPLYEDDGSYQFSIEEDNIRFTYIDVQPYVEVTELTIKPEISSIKSWIDGEEVTLSCTSPGTCLWRTPKITWRGNIQNTIVENQVKTHKNVTKTHFSTITFTARKEQNNSTLLCIVQLKRGLTVAQQITMRVKSKHKNISEVKSYCTITGNHIECTCIVQSFPEASIRWKIDDQFYYSSKENIHISTSRSALVINSTLSLQLSQKDIPYIKCISSNNYGELVLDLLYKKSSMDYKVIVGMVTGNLIILLLIALGIFWYLKRHMKKDLGNNDMHELSNTRGAESVYQDLQRPTNSIYNTITK; from the exons ATGAAATTAAAAAGAAGTAGTTATCACCTGAGATATTTCCACATCCTCATTTATGTCATATCCCATTTGTGGAGTG ttaCTGACAGCGAGTCCCAACCAGGATACAGTATAAATGTTCCTCACCATTCAACAGTCCAACGAGGACTGTGTGTGTTCATTCCATGCAATTTTACTGTGCCTAAGACCTTAAGTATAAATGCTTTGGGAATTTGGTACAATAAGAGTAGAACAATTGTGACTTCTAAAAGTAATACCCGGCATGAGAATAATGGACGATTCTTTCTGGTTGGAGATGTATGGAGAGGGGACTGCTCTCTCTACATAGAAGAACCCTTATATGAAGATGATGGTAGTTATCAGTTCAGCATTGAAGAAGATAACATAAGATTCACATACATAGATGTCCAGCCTTATGTAGAAGTAACAG AACTAACAATTAAACCTGAGATCTCATCCATAAAGAGTTGGATTGATGGAGAGGAGGTGACACTGAGCTGCACATCTCCTGGAACATGTTTGTGGAGAACCCCCAAAATCACTTGGAGAGGAAATATCCAGAATACAATAGTGGAAAATCAGgttaaaacacataaaaatgttACAAAGACCCACTTCTCTACAATTACCTTCACCGCGAGGAAGGAACAGAACAACTCTACATTGTTATGCATAGTACAGCTGAAAAGGGGATTGACCGTTGCACAACAAATTACTATGAGAGTCAAAT CCAAACACAAAAATATTTCAGAGGTAAAATCTTATTGCACGATAACAGGAAATCATATAGAATGTACTTGCATAGTCCAATCATTTCCAGAAGCAAGTATCCGGTGGAAGATCGATGACCAATTCTATTACAGTTCTAAAGAAAACATTCATATTTCTACCTCCAGATCAGCTTTGGTGATCAACAGCACATTGAGCCTTCAGTTGTCACAGAAAGATATtccatatataaaatgtataagttCTAACAACTACGGGGAATTAGTTCTAGATCTTCTCTATAAGAAGT catCAATGGACTATAAAGTCATTGTTGGGATGGTCACTGGTAACCTTATAATTCTGCTCCTGATTGCGCTCGGAATCTTCTGGTATCTGAAGAGACATATGAAGAAAGACCTAG GAAACAATGACATGCATGAACTCAGTAATACAAGAGGAGCAGAATCGGTATACCAG GATCTGCAAAGACCGACAAACTCCATCTATAACACCATCACAAAATAA